The genomic DNA CATGGGCCAGCTTCACATTCTCCTGCTCAGTGGAGGGTGGGGGCTGCTCCAGGTGGCAGCCAATCATGAGCTGGTACACAAAGACGCCCGCGATGGAGCCCAGGAGTGGAGAGACAATGGGCACCCACCACCAGTGCCGGCCGGTCCTGGGGAACAGACACATGTGTTcaggggtgggtggggcggggcagggcagagCAGAGGCAGGCAGGACTAAGCTGGGTGGGGTCTGTACTCACGTGAAGACTTCAGAGCCCCAGCCAGCGATGGCAGTGAAAAGTCGGGGGCCGAAGTCCCGGGCAGGGTTGACAGCATAGCCAGAGTTGAAGCCCATGGAAGTGCCGATGACCAGGACCACCAGGCCCACGGTAAAGGCCTCCAGGCCACGGGGGACGGGGTTGTTGTAGGGGTCAACGATGGCCAGCACACACACGATGAGGGAGGCTGTGCCTATGAACTGGGGGGTGGGAGAACAGGGTGAGGAGCCGCCCCCTCCCCACACTCCCTTCCCTCCTGtcctctgccttctctccagCTCTATCTCCCTTGCTCTGCTCTCTAAAGCAGTGGCGCTAGAATGTTTGTGTGCATAAGAGCTGGGTTTTATAAGTACCTGCCACCGTGTTCTGATGCAGATGATCCCCAAAATTGAGAAACTCTGCTATAGTCGAGGAGTCCTGCCCCCAGCCAGCCCATGAGCAACCAGGGCAACTTGGTCCCCCTCCCTGTGTTCCCCTCATGTCCCCTCTGTCCATACCTGGTCGAAGAAGCCATTGACCATGTCCAAGTGTCCAGAGGGATAGGTGGCAAAGATGCCAGCTGTGCCATTGGGGCCTGAGACTATAAGCTCGTTGTTGGCGAAGCTCCAGATTGCATCTGGTAACAGATTAGACCCAGAGTGGGTGGAGGCAGAGGCCCGAGTCCA from Microcebus murinus isolate Inina chromosome 12, M.murinus_Inina_mat1.0, whole genome shotgun sequence includes the following:
- the AQP3 gene encoding aquaporin-3, translating into MGRQKELVSRCGEMLHIRYRLLRQALAECLGTLILVMFGCGSVAQVVLSRGTHGGFLTINLAFGFAVTLGILIAGQVSGAHLNPAVTFAMCFLAREPWIKLPVYTLAQTLGAFLGAGIIFGLYYDAIWSFANNELIVSGPNGTAGIFATYPSGHLDMVNGFFDQFIGTASLIVCVLAIVDPYNNPVPRGLEAFTVGLVVLVIGTSMGFNSGYAVNPARDFGPRLFTAIAGWGSEVFTTGRHWWWVPIVSPLLGSIAGVFVYQLMIGCHLEQPPPSTEQENVKLAHVKHKDQV